Sequence from the Penaeus vannamei isolate JL-2024 chromosome 25, ASM4276789v1, whole genome shotgun sequence genome:
tatatatatatatatatatacatatatgtatatatatatatacatatatacatatatacatatatatatatatatatatatatatatatatatatatatatatatatatatatatatatatatatatatatgaatatacatgtatatatatataagtacatatactgtatatatatatatatatatatatatatatatatatatatatatatatatatatatatatatacatatacatatacacacacacacacacacacacacacacacacacacacacacacacacacacacacacacacacacacacacacacacacacacacacacacagacacacacacacacacacatatatatatatatatatatatatatatatatatatatacgtacatatatatatatatatatatatatatatatatatatatataaatataaatatatatatatatacatatatatatatatatatatatatatatatatatatatatacatatatacatatacatatatacatatatatatatatatatatatatatatatatatatatatttatatatatatatatatatatatatatatatatatatatgtatatatatatatatatatgtatatatatgtatatacatatatatatatatatatatatatgtatatatatatatatatatatatatatatatatacacacacacacacacacacacacacacacacacacacacacacacacacacacacacacacacacacacacacacacatatatgtatatatatatatatatatatatatatatatgtatgtatatatatatatatatgtatgtatatatatatatatatacatatatatatatatatatacatatatatatatatatatatatatatatatatgtatatatatatatatatatatacatatacatatatatatatatatatatatatatatatatatatatatatactatacacacatacgcaggtGTACctatgtctgtctgcgtgtgtatatttacatatatatgtgttcattctgccttccctccatcccttcctccctcccaaccctttctTCCCGCACTTCTCCCAGAAATCGTTTCCCTCTAACTTTTCTGCAACATTTAGCAGATTCCCTTCCCGGTGCCGCTCCTTCGGGATCGTCTCGCAAATGCAATTCCTTGTCAATCTTCGTGTAATCAGTTGAAACAGAAGCCGAGAAATCACCGTTCGGAATGCCTTTGTGCCTCGCCcgatgaaacaaagaaaacggtttgctctctctctcttttttcctttgtcgtTATTGCTTCCCTTCTACGCcagttgttcttcttttcttttttttttgggtgtgtctaTCTTCGTATTTGTCTTCCAAATGTCAGTCAATTAGTCGGCTAAATATTCATGGGATTTGTGTACAGAATTTGTTTACCTTTCGTATCTACTTTGTTATGCATCTACTCTGTCTGTTGACGCATCCAATAATATATCCAATAagttttatcatgatcattattttcaatataattgatatcctaattattgttgtttttattgttattattattattattattattattattattattattattattattattattgttatcgttactattattattactatcatcattattattattattattatcattattattgttattatttattactatcatcattatcattgttgttattattgatattatcgatattgttgctattatcatcagtaatattgttatgatcatcattaccattattatcatcattattgcttttattattgttgtgttattattattattattattattattattattattattattattattattatcattattgttatcattattatcatcattattatcattattattatcacttatcattattattattaatattattgtcattgttaatattattattactggttttattctcactattattattattttaatcatcattatcatcattacgattattatttagcattatcattattattatcacttatcattattattattaatattattgtcattgttaatattattattactggttttattctcactattattattattttaatcatcattatcatcattacgattattatttagcattatcatcattgttactattattatcaatattatgcattatcattaacaccattttgattatcactattaatattattactatcatcatcattagtagcaataacatcattactgttatttattgttattatcattatcatcatcattatcatttgttttattgttattatcattatcatcattattattaatatcatcatcgttatttgctattatcatcattactattattttcattgttatcatcatcattatatcttttactgttcttttcattattgctattattttcattatcatcatcagcatcattattgcttCTATCCTTATTATTTGTGATTGTCGgctgttatttttttccgttataTATGATTCACTTTATATGTTGTCTTTCTCCCAACATCAATccccattttttaaaattttctgtttcttattcactcattattatagttatcaccgCACAGTATACTTTTGCCTCATAttcctgtccccttcctcctcccttcccccttcttcccccctttcgttctctcttctccctccttcccaattttcattctctcgtctcccccccccccctctcaactagctcctctcaccctctcccttccccacttcctcctcccttcccctttctttccctcttttcttctctcttctccctcccttccccacttcctctttcttcctccatccccctcccctcctcacttccttctcccttccccacttccccctcccttcctcatttcctcctccttccccccttcctctttactcctccatccccctcccctcctcacttccttctttcttctcccttcctcccttccacactttctccctcccctccctccccctcccccccttttcctccttcctcctccctccccccatcctctcctttctcctctcttctccttccttccttcctccttccccactcactACCTCACGTGACTCTTATGAGGTCTTTTATGAGGCAGACTCCgaatcccttcctccttttcagaAAAATTTAGGAGGATATGGGGAGAGAttgggacaggaggggagggggggggagtagcagcagggggtgggggggggggtagcaagaaggaggggaaagggggggaggggaggtgaggaggggaaaggggggagcgatgaagaggggacaggggaaggggaaaagggaagaggagggagagagaaaaggaagagggagggagaggagtaaggtagggaaaaagaaagagggagggagaaggtagatggagagattgccaaaaaaggaagaacgagagagagggggagggggagacagaagtagggggggagaagggagagggagaggggaagggaagaagaagggagggggagggggggaagggaagaatgaaaggagggggagggggggaagggaagaagaagggagggggaggggtaaaacggattaaggaggggagtggggggagaggagggaaagggaagaatgaaaggagggggaggggtaaaacggattaaggagtggggggggggaaggaggaaggctaTGGGCGCTATATCCCGGTATCATATGCCTATAAGATGACAGATCATGACAggctatttgtatgtttatgaggCTGCgacgggagggtggggtgggggggggggtgagggaagggggaaggggtgctgTAATAGAAGGGGAGAGGCATGGATATAAAGGGATGGATATAAAGGGGGTGGATAATGATTTAGATGGTTGGGTGGATATTATTccagtgggtgggtgtgggtatccATTTTTTATAATCACTTTTCATATCATTAAgagtattagcattgttattttcatcaagagcattattatcattgtaggaAACGTCGTAATTACAATCATATTCACAcgagcataattattatcaaaagtatcattataacaaccattatacttttttttaaatatcatcattataattatacgtaaaaccacaaacaaacatgtaaaaaACGCCTAAGTTTTGAATGAAAAATTGATTTAGTCAGGAAATTTTGTCAAAAAAAAgccaaatattgataaatatatttccCCTGAACTAAAATTGCTACGTACATCATCCACggcattaaagtttttttttctttagtgacccctaaaaaaacaataacttccAACTAGCATAAAAAACGGGGAGAATCTATTGCTTATTGCACTATGCACTGTATGAGGGCGATATCAGGGTCAAAAAAGAATAGTCTTACAGCATACATACGGCGGAGAAATGAAATATATTcagtataaatgaaaatatactgAAACACACATGCTTTCAtatctttatttgtgtgtctcggatggggtggggggtgggggtgtcatgtgtgtgtgtgtgtttgtttgtttgtgtgtgtgtgtgtgtgtgtgtgtgtgtgtgtgtgtgtgtgtgtgtgtttgtttgtgtgtgtgtgtgtgtgtgtttatgtgtgtgtttgtgtacgtgtgtgtgtgtttgtgtttgtttgattgtgtgtgtgtgtgtgtgtgtgtgtgtgtgtgtgtttgtgtgtgtgtgtgtgtttgtgtttgtttgtgtgagtgtgtgtgtgtgtgtgtgtgtgtgagtgtttgtgtgtctgtgtttgtgtgtgtatctgtgaactATTAATCAAAGctatcatcataagcattattattatctaacttctctatcaacattatcactgtactctatattttcatattattgtcactataaaTCTATGATTCTTACTTTCATTCCAatcactttttttctatcttgacATCCTTAGTTGCCATATTTTTTGttgctaaagatgatgatgatcaccattattgcaatcacaaatcattactattatcaaaatagtGACAGCCATAATTACCTCTGCTGGTTCCCATGCCgtgcacaaaataaataaatgaatgaataaataaaaaataataaataaataaataagataaataaataaataaataaaatagataaatagatagatagataaaataaacaaatgaaaaataaaatagataaatagataaatagataaataaataaaataaacaaatgaaaaataaaatagataaatagatagataaataaaataaacaaatgaaaaatagataaatagataaatagataaattaataaaataaacaaatgaaaattaaaatagataaatagataaataaataaaacaaacaaatgaaaaataaaatagataaatagataaatagacaaataaataaaataaacaaatgaaaaataaaaaataaaatagataaatggataaataaataaaataaacaaattgaaaataaaatagataaatagataaatagataaataaataaaataaacgggCGCACTttgccaactcccccccccccctgagcacCGTCTGACccgccctcctcccactctttgcAGGGAACGTGTTGGTGGTGAACGTGATGCTGGCCGGGCTGGTGGTGAGCGTGGGCGTGATCCCAGCGTGGGTGGTGTCCCTGCTGGCCGGCTGGATGCGCCCCACGCCCGTGTGCTACGCCTCGTGGTTCCTGACGTCCctggccgcccacgccgccctcctCACGCTGCCCAACCTGGCCTGGGAGAACTCGGCTCGCGTGGCCGGGCGCAACCTGGGCGCGGCGTACCTGGGCGTGATGGTGGGCTTGACGTGGACCCTCGCGAGCGTGACGACCCTCTCGCAGTGGGTGACGGGCATGGCCCCCACCCACTGCGAACAGCTCTCgcagccgcccgccgcccataCCATCGCCATCTCGGCCGTGGGCGTAGCCCTGGTGACAGCGCCTTTGCTCTCCTCGCTCATCATCCACGCCCACACCCTGCTGGCCGGGCGTGGGGGGCCGCGGCGCCCCGGCCCGCCCACCATGAAGCCCCCGCAGGCGCTGGAGCGCGACCTGGCGCTGACGGGGACCAAcctggtggtggcggcggcgtcgGGCGGCTgctgggcggcgggcgtggcgtGGGAGTGGTGGGCGCACGACCCGTTGCGCCACGGCGTGCCCTGGCTGCACATCGTGGCCGCCACCACGTCGGGCTTCCTCTACGCCGCCCACAAGCCCTTCCGCGAGGCCTACATCCAGCTGTTCCACTACTGCTGCTGCAAGACGTCCGTGTCCCTCTCCCGGCGGGGCCGCAGCGGGGAGGCGGCAGCTGCGGCCgctgcggctgcggctgcggcggCCAGACCGGCGAGCGACGTGCGCGTGCACATCATCCCGGGCTACAACATGTACACGACCGCCTCCACCCGCGAGCACCGGCCGGCGGCGCACCCGCACGTGAAGGCGCCGCGGGGCAAGGAGTCCCGCCGCCCCAAGCACCACAAGAAGGACGTCTACGAGCTGTAGGTCCTTCGGGCTCCTGCTGCCCCGGCGCGCCTCCGCCGCGGCCGAGGCGCTCTCCCCCGAAGGCGCCGCTCGGCCGGGGGTTCGCGACCGCCGGAGCTTCGGCGAAACTCGAACCCGTGACCCGAAAGCGTCTCTATTTCCCGCCCCatttccccttcgcccttcctctcctccatcagtCGCCCGCGCCCCTttgtccttccccctcaccccgcgGGCGCgcgtaaaaaagaaaagcaaaaagtgaGGCCCGCCCCTTCCGCCCACACCCTGTCCTCTCCCTCGTCCGGCCGCCCACGACGCAGCGGAACCGATGAGGCGTGCGCGTCCGACTCAGCATCCCCGAGGGTCATCCGGACGAAGCATCCGAACGGTCGACGCTGACACCAGCCGATTGCGAAACCGATAAGTCGGcatttctgacgaatatatatacatggccatatatatttttacctatatatatatatatatatatatatatatatatatatatatatatatatatatataagtatgtatgtatgtatgtatgtatgtgcgtatgtattcatatataacaaCATGAGTAAACGTTAAGTAACTGAAGggaaatgaaagtaagaaagaaaacatcTGAAATCTCAGGTAATACATGAAACAGAGATGATATGACACATCATGGAGCTGAAGAGGTTACTGATGACAGTGCCATGCGTGTAATGATGTTCAAGACAGCATGATGACAAGGATGATCACAAGACAAGTGATcataagaaagacaagaaagaaaagaaaaagaagtaaaagattcgaaaataagaagagagaaatgcgTTCGCAACagagaattaaataaagaaagacaagaaagaaaagaaaaagaagtaaaagattcgaaaataagagagaagtgcGTTCGCaacagaaaattaaataaagaaagacaaaaaagaaaagaaaaagaagaaaaaagattcgaaaataagaagagagaaaagcgttCGCAACAGATAatttaaataaagaaagacaaaaaagaaaagaaaaaaaataacgatagattcgaaaaaaagagagagaaatacgttcGCAACagagaattaaataaagaaagacaaaagaagaaaagaaaaagaaatcacgtTAGattcgaaaaaagagagagaaatgcgttCGCAACAGAGAATTctataaagaaagacaaagaagacaagaaaaagaaataacgacagattcgaaaaaaagagagagaaatgcgttCGCAACagagaattaaataaacaaaagaacgaaCCGGTAATCACAGCACAGTAACGACCCTCATCCCCCAAACTTGACTCCTCGGTCGTTCACAGGCCCATAAAAAGCCACACGACAATAACACGACCACAACAAGGGGTATTTGGCTAAGGTCGTGGCCGAGACCGAAGGACCAACCAATATCCGAAAGACATTTGGAAGAttgaactcttttttttttggtcttttgtaAAAGATGTATGGACTaatctcctttttgtttttgtcttttgtaaaAGATGTATGGACTAATCTCCTTTTTTTGTCGTTTCCCGCCCagccatactccccccccccccaccgttgaAAATCAGGAAAGTGCACAAATCCGAGAGATAGAATGGGAGGATTACATCAGAGggattaataatgatgaggatgattttagttcatgattaaataataatgctacttaaatagtactactagtactactatcaaGAATGGTACTTGGTAACATttgtcatagtaataatatcatcattaacaatatggataacaataatattaatagtaataactataataacaacaataattacggTAATTGTAATATAAACATAGGCCCTGTAAGAGAAAACACTCCCTTCATAATATAAAGTATCACGAGAAGATATATTAAAAAAGAGAAGGTTCTTTTGGCGCCAATGGCAGTAGAACCTGATAGTGAAGGCCATATTGtgcacaaaataacaacaaagtgaGAAGGAAAGCTCGCGGTAAAAAAAGTGAAGATATACTAAGAAAATGATTTCGAAGAAtgatatgatgtatattgtaCCACGAAGCTTAATAAGTGACTTTTCTGAACGCAAGAACAAAGGGACTTTCTTGAAATTACTGTGAACAAAGAAAATacagtgattttttaaaaagtatttgCAAGTTGATCTCCAACTGACAAGCGGtccaaataaataaaattttacttatatattttttattttgttctttttcttttacatcattatttttcagTAGCTTGGAATAGAGAATTTCAGAACAAAGGAAAAAGGATCTCCAAGCTGTAAAGAAGCTTTGATCCCACACATGAAACAAAAGAAGGTGGATTCCACACTGAAATTCAAATCGCTTATAGTTTTGGGCCGCGTTCTACTGGCCCCTTATATTAACCTCTCGTTGTACCCATAAGTGTGTATAGATGAATACCgaaaaaagatgaatatttcGTAACTCATGACGATCTTTTCATCatctgagagagaggaaaaaataaaaagaactggACAATAGATGAATACTAAACAACGGGCAGAATAGATAGACGATCCATATAGTCAATACTAACGTAAGGAATCGAATCCCACGTATAAGGAATCTATCTGTTGTCATTCAGGATATGTTAGTCTCACCTTTAGAAGTGCTTTGAGAAGAGATTGCGGATGACGTGAAGTGTGTGAAGcttttcatatcttttatctAGTGGTTATTTGTGTGGGTTCTTCACGGAAACTGTAGATGAGTTTTACTGCATTTTCAAGTACAAAATTATTTTTCTAATGATTCTTAGTGGCTGTAGATCGGTAGACAGCGCTTGGGTGTGGGAATGGGAGGACTGTGGATAGTAAAGCAGCAGATATAGATTTTGGACGGAGATAAATAATGGATATAGaataattaacgataataatgaatattgaaTAATTATAGGACGTAACAGATTCAGACAGATATgtgtaattgcacacacacacacacacacacacacacacacacacacacacacacacacacacacacacacacacacacacacacacacacgcacgcacacacacacacacacacacacacacacacacacacacacacacacacacacacacacacacacacacacacgcacgcacacacacacacacacacacacacacacacgcacgcacgcacgcacgcacacacatatataaagcgcAGACTGATCGAACgaatagaatattttttttttttttagatatttgatGAACCAATCCAGCCACCGTATGCCAGAATTCATGTCATAATCAGGAGCatgtcttcactttttttttctccttctttgacATTCCAAATTACCTGTCACTGCGTTAAACAAAGTCGattaaacaaaacgaaaaaagaaaagaaagaaaaaaaaggaaatcatataaatagatagataaaaaatgaaatgaaatcaaaaataaaatacgtcaaattagattaaaaatataataagagaaaataaaagacactaagttaaattaaatcaataatataataagagaaaataaaagacaagtaCATAATGATGATGCAGCGAGACCGCCCATGTCCCATTCCCGCGCCCACACAGTCCACCGCATCCCACCTTCCCTGCTTCCGAGTAAAGAAATTAGTTTAGCAACCACGCCAACAGGTGTCCATGGCAACTGTGCTGCTCGGCAGGTGGGCGACGTGGTTCACGACAGGGAGCTGGCGACCGACACGTATCTTCCGCTGACAAGGTTTCACCCGTTTGGGAAATGCTGTCACACGAGCTTCCGCTGACAAGGTTTTACCCGTTTGGGAAATGCTGTCACACGAGCTTCCGCTGACAAGGTTTTACCCGTTTGGGAAATGCTGTCACACGAGCTTGCGCTGACAAGGTTTCACCCGTTTGGGAAATGCTGTCACACGAGCTTCCGCTGACAAGGTTTCACCCTTTTGGGAAATGCTGTCACACGAGCTTGCGCTGACAAGGTTTCACCCGTTTGGGAAATGCTGTCACACGAGCTTCCGCTGACAAGGTTTCACCCGTTTGGGAAATGCTGTCACACGAGCTTGCGCTGACAAGGTTTCACCCGTTTGGGAAAAGCTGTCACACGAGCTTGCGCTGACAAGGTTTCACCCGTTTGGGAAATGCTGTCACACGAGCTTCCGCTGACAAGGTTTTACCCGTTTGGGAAATGCTGTCACACGAGCTTCCGCTGACAAGGTTTTACCCGTTTGGGAAATGCTGTCACACGAGCTTGCGCTGACAAGGTTTCCCCCTATTGGGAAATGCTGTCACACGAGCTTGCGCTGACAAGGTTTCACCCGTTTGGGAAATGCTGTCACACGAGCTTCTGGGTCGACGGGGGAATTGCAATGCCAATCAGCTGCGAGCGATTGGGAGATGCGTGTGGCTGTCGACGTGTATATTGTCTATGTTAGGTCGGCAGGTTTTATTTTAGCCAATGACAGGTAGAGCACAGTAGAATGTAGCCGTCTGCTTGGAGGGAAGGGTGACCgcggggagaagagaggcagggatGTCAGCCTTATGGATTAGTGGACAGTGGCCGATAAGATATAatgtatacatccatgcatatatatatacatgtatatgtatatacatacacagatacactcaaacacacacacacatatatatgtgtatgtgtgtgtacgtgtgtgtgtgtgtgtgtgtgtgtgtgtatgcatgtttatctatataaatattcatcatCAGAATCTGTTATTATTCGCTGTCACATTCTAATTATcggaaaaaatccaaaatcaataCTTTCCGAAAATCTAGCTGTACACTatcaattcacttttttttttttcataaggcgTGAATCAAAGGGGGAATCAGACACCAAAGGCAAGAGGGTTGGATCCTCTCACTTCTCGCGGTCCGCTTCCTGCAGATCTATGAACTCGCTACGAATCACGTTTTGACCTTGTGACGCCATCAGTTATCAAAGGGAATTCGCAcgatctcttctcctcctccctctgcctttctt
This genomic interval carries:
- the LOC138866488 gene encoding 5-hydroxytryptamine receptor-like, translating into MSAVATPAPTGLPPGVTRADVISWVTNTALRAGVTGMMGVMTADQQQDMGQGGLQHHIHQLRKNSSGQHDEEQQHWNRLGMLLLMSTLAALGTLGNIFAIAAVMTEDHLKKKGNVLVVNVMLAGLVVSVGVIPAWVVSLLAGWMRPTPVCYASWFLTSLAAHAALLTLPNLAWENSARVAGRNLGAAYLGVMVGLTWTLASVTTLSQWVTGMAPTHCEQLSQPPAAHTIAISAVGVALVTAPLLSSLIIHAHTLLAGRGGPRRPGPPTMKPPQALERDLALTGTNLVVAAASGGCWAAGVAWEWWAHDPLRHGVPWLHIVAATTSGFLYAAHKPFREAYIQLFHYCCCKTSVSLSRRGRSGEAAAAAAAAAAAAARPASDVRVHIIPGYNMYTTASTREHRPAAHPHVKAPRGKESRRPKHHKKDVYEL